The Nocardioides sp. S-1144 genome includes a region encoding these proteins:
- a CDS encoding Na+/H+ antiporter subunit D, whose product MTITSLVPLPVLLPLLGSGAALMLFRYPKAQRLVSVVVLALVVVVAAVLLVVVDQEGPQVVWLGGWSELGVALVADRLAALMLLVSAIVTLAVLLYSLGQGISDSNRSAPVSIYHPTFLTLVAGVSNAFLAGDLFNLFVSFEILLFASYVLLTLGGTGGRIRAGTIYVVVNALSSMLFLITIAAIYAAVGTLNLAQIAVRLDDLPDATQLMLHLLLLVTFSIKAAVFPLSLWLPDSYPTAPAPVTAVFAGLLTKVGVYAIIRTETLLFPGGELRTLLMVFAMASMLIGILGAIAQSDMKRLLSFTLVSHIGYMIFGIGLASGAGMAGAVFYVAHHITIQTALFLVVGLIERQAGSTALLRLGGLARLFPLLGVLFFVAGMNLAGIPPLSGFIGKVGLLEAGIADGGAMAWTLVVAGTVTSLLTLYAVAKSWSLAFWRSPQEAHAMAEELAVADGVQTADSPSVGRRGQVRLDTTSYDAGEVREAGAIVDGDRPDRDLHQRLEDDGMPTRLPVLMTAPAAALVAVSVAITVVAGPLYAYTERAALDLMDRGSYTSAVDEAAR is encoded by the coding sequence ATGACGATCACCTCCCTCGTGCCGCTCCCGGTGCTGCTGCCCCTGCTGGGGTCGGGCGCCGCGCTGATGCTGTTCCGCTACCCGAAGGCGCAGCGGCTGGTCAGCGTCGTCGTCCTCGCGCTCGTCGTGGTCGTGGCCGCCGTGCTCCTCGTCGTCGTCGACCAGGAGGGACCGCAGGTCGTCTGGCTCGGCGGCTGGAGCGAGCTCGGGGTCGCGCTGGTCGCCGACCGGCTGGCCGCGCTGATGCTGCTGGTCTCGGCGATCGTGACCCTCGCCGTCCTGCTGTACTCGCTCGGCCAGGGCATCTCCGACAGCAACCGCTCGGCGCCGGTCTCGATCTACCACCCGACGTTCCTGACCCTGGTGGCCGGCGTCAGCAACGCCTTCCTCGCCGGCGACCTGTTCAACCTCTTCGTCAGCTTCGAGATCCTGCTCTTCGCCAGCTACGTGCTGCTGACCCTCGGCGGCACCGGCGGCCGGATCCGCGCCGGCACGATCTACGTCGTCGTCAACGCGCTCTCCTCGATGCTGTTCCTCATCACCATCGCCGCGATCTACGCCGCGGTCGGCACGCTCAACCTCGCCCAGATCGCTGTCCGCCTCGACGACCTGCCCGACGCCACGCAGCTGATGCTGCACCTGCTGCTGCTGGTGACGTTCTCGATCAAGGCCGCGGTGTTCCCGCTGTCGCTGTGGCTGCCCGACAGCTACCCCACCGCGCCCGCGCCGGTCACCGCCGTCTTCGCGGGCCTGCTCACCAAGGTCGGCGTGTACGCCATCATCCGCACCGAGACGCTGCTCTTCCCGGGCGGCGAGCTGCGCACCCTGCTGATGGTCTTCGCGATGGCCTCGATGCTGATCGGCATCCTCGGCGCGATCGCCCAGTCCGACATGAAGCGGCTGCTCTCCTTCACCCTGGTCAGCCACATCGGCTACATGATCTTCGGCATCGGCCTGGCCAGCGGTGCCGGCATGGCGGGCGCGGTGTTCTACGTGGCGCACCACATCACCATCCAGACCGCGCTGTTCCTCGTCGTCGGCCTCATCGAGCGGCAGGCCGGCAGCACCGCCCTGCTCCGGCTCGGCGGGCTGGCGCGGCTCTTCCCGCTGCTCGGCGTGCTCTTCTTCGTCGCCGGCATGAACCTGGCCGGCATCCCGCCGCTGTCGGGCTTCATCGGCAAGGTCGGCCTGCTCGAGGCCGGCATCGCCGACGGCGGCGCGATGGCCTGGACCCTCGTCGTCGCGGGCACCGTCACCAGCCTGCTCACCCTGTACGCCGTCGCGAAGAGCTGGTCGCTGGCGTTCTGGCGCTCCCCGCAGGAGGCGCACGCGATGGCCGAGGAGCTCGCCGTCGCCGACGGCGTCCAGACCGCCGACTCACCCAGCGTCGGCCGGCGCGGCCAGGTGCGGCTCGACACGACGTCCTACGACGCCGGCGAGGTGCGCGAGGCCGGTGCGATCGTCGACGGCGACCGGCCCGACCGCGACCTGCACCAGCGGCTCGAGGACGACGGCATGCCGACCCGGCTGCCGGTGCTGATGACCGCGCCCGCGGCCGCCCTGGTCGCGGTCAGCGTCGCGATCACCGTGGTCGCCGGCCCGCTCTACGCCTACACCGAGCGCGCGGCGCTCGACCTGATGGACCGCGGCAGCTACACCAGCGCGGTCGACGAGGCCGCCCGGTGA
- a CDS encoding Na+/H+ antiporter subunit E gives MNAARRRRVSQRARRHVQWPMVLWLTLVWWVLWGTWSAMSLVGGVLVATAALLLFPLPPLDLDVRVRPIGTLVLVGRFLVDVVTASLQVAWTVLRPPRDLRNALVRVPLRSESDLVLVMVAELVSLVPGTVVVEVHRSSFTLYLHVLDVREPADVEPVRERVWAQEARVLRALSPRPAEVLAQPVGGTEEAP, from the coding sequence GTGAACGCCGCGCGTCGCCGCCGGGTCTCCCAGCGCGCCCGCCGGCACGTCCAGTGGCCGATGGTGCTCTGGCTGACCCTGGTGTGGTGGGTGCTGTGGGGCACGTGGTCGGCGATGTCGCTCGTGGGCGGCGTCCTGGTCGCCACCGCCGCGCTGCTGCTGTTCCCGCTGCCGCCCCTCGACCTCGACGTGCGGGTCCGCCCGATCGGCACGCTGGTGCTCGTCGGGCGCTTCCTCGTCGACGTCGTCACGGCGAGCCTGCAGGTCGCCTGGACGGTCCTGCGGCCCCCGCGCGACCTGCGCAACGCCCTGGTCCGGGTCCCGCTGCGCAGCGAGTCCGACCTGGTGCTGGTGATGGTGGCCGAGCTCGTCTCCCTGGTGCCCGGCACCGTCGTGGTCGAGGTGCACCGCTCCTCGTTCACGCTCTACCTGCACGTGCTCGACGTGCGCGAGCCCGCGGACGTCGAGCCGGTCCGCGAGCGGGTCTGGGCGCAGGAGGCGCGGGTGCTCAGGGCGCTCTCGCCGCGTCCGGCCGAGGTGCTCGCCCAGCCTGTCGGTGGGACGGAGGAGGCGCCGTGA
- a CDS encoding monovalent cation/H+ antiporter complex subunit F: MTALLVVAAVVLGIAAVLVVVRMAIGPTMLDRAIAFDVIVAISIAAVSLDAAHRRTAENLPLLLVATLLGFVGSVSIARFSPGSDDVEESDDDSDDQTDQTDQSTDRSAGEAR, from the coding sequence GTGACCGCGCTGCTCGTCGTCGCCGCCGTCGTCCTCGGGATCGCGGCCGTGCTGGTCGTCGTCCGGATGGCGATCGGCCCGACCATGCTCGACCGCGCGATCGCCTTCGACGTGATCGTCGCGATCTCGATCGCCGCGGTCTCGCTCGACGCGGCCCACCGCCGCACGGCCGAGAACCTGCCGCTGCTGCTCGTGGCCACCCTGCTCGGCTTCGTCGGCTCGGTCAGCATCGCCCGGTTCAGCCCGGGCAGCGACGACGTCGAGGAGTCCGACGACGACTCCGACGACCAGACCGACCAGACCGATCAGTCCACCGACCGGTCTGCGGGGGAGGCGCGATGA